In one window of Cynocephalus volans isolate mCynVol1 chromosome 6, mCynVol1.pri, whole genome shotgun sequence DNA:
- the STRA8 gene encoding stimulated by retinoic acid gene 8 protein homolog isoform X2 gives MATPGEGSNPSGTVTPQPLAQPRELEPRLARRRLSQARHRATMSVLFNNLRKTIYPQSDFTASKWQVLSKAKNHIQELEQTLDNLLKMKESFNLEDGNANTLEEVRKEYASLYCRNDSFPLNDSLPWYLTFYKQTMDLLTGHGIISSQEVMLPIVSAAISHLWQTLSEEHKASLLQACAQKHLPGPAEGSVRDSGVDSQGASCSLVSTPEEILFEDAFDVASFLDNSEAPNTSSPSSMFASCNPENPEEKFQLYMQIIDFLKDLCCVNTQLKQEPDLPIDDEMIMLRCLETFDDEDL, from the exons ATGGCAACCCCTGGAGAAGGCAGCAACCCCAGTGGCACAGTGACACCCCAGCCACTGGCACAGCCAAGGGAACTCGAGCCACGGTTGGCCCGGAGACGCCTGTCCCAGGCCCGCCACCGAGCCACCATGTCAGTGCTCTTCAACAACCTCAGGAAGACCATTTACCCCCAGTCGGATTTCACAGCTTCAAAG TGGCAGGTTCTGAGTAAGGCGAAGAATCATATTCAGGAACTGGAACAAACCCTGGATAATTTGCTGAAGATGAAAG AATCTTTCAACCTGGAAGATGGAAATGCAAACACCTTAGAGGAGGTCAGGAAAGAATATGCCAGCTTGTACTGCAGAAATGACAG TTTTCCTCTGAATGACTCCTTGCCCTG GTACCTCACCTTCTACAAGCAGACGATGGACCTCCTGACGGGGCACGGGATCATCTCCTCGCAGGAGGTGATGCTGCCCATCGTCTCCGCGGCCATCTCCCACCTGTGGCAGACGCTGTCTGAGGAGCACAAGGCGAGTCTCCTGCAGGCCTGCGCACAGAAGCACCTCCCGGGCCCGGCAGAGGGCAGCGTGAGGGACAGCGGGGTGGACAGCCAGGGGGCCAGCTGCTCGCTCGTCTCCACCCCGGAGGAG ATCCTATTTGAAGATGCATTTGATGTGGCGAGTTTCCTGGACAACAGTGAGGCTCCAAATACATCCAGCCCCAG TTCAATGTTTGCCAGCTGCAACCCAGAAAATCCAGAGGAAAAGTTCCAGCTCTATATGCAgatcattgattttttaaaagacctttgCTGTGTTAACACTCAGTTGAAACAG
- the STRA8 gene encoding stimulated by retinoic acid gene 8 protein homolog isoform X1, whose protein sequence is MATPGEGSNPSGTVTPQPLAQPRELEPRLARRRLSQARHRATMSVLFNNLRKTIYPQSDFTASKWQVLSKAKNHIQELEQTLDNLLKMKESFNLEDGNANTLEEVRKEYASLYCRNDSLVLNSFPLNDSLPWCPTEAVGKDAEEGEDEEEEDQEEEEEEEQKEEEKNAEPSHSPVTLSPDLMEFERYLTFYKQTMDLLTGHGIISSQEVMLPIVSAAISHLWQTLSEEHKASLLQACAQKHLPGPAEGSVRDSGVDSQGASCSLVSTPEEILFEDAFDVASFLDNSEAPNTSSPSSMFASCNPENPEEKFQLYMQIIDFLKDLCCVNTQLKQEPDLPIDDEMIMLRCLETFDDEDL, encoded by the exons ATGGCAACCCCTGGAGAAGGCAGCAACCCCAGTGGCACAGTGACACCCCAGCCACTGGCACAGCCAAGGGAACTCGAGCCACGGTTGGCCCGGAGACGCCTGTCCCAGGCCCGCCACCGAGCCACCATGTCAGTGCTCTTCAACAACCTCAGGAAGACCATTTACCCCCAGTCGGATTTCACAGCTTCAAAG TGGCAGGTTCTGAGTAAGGCGAAGAATCATATTCAGGAACTGGAACAAACCCTGGATAATTTGCTGAAGATGAAAG AATCTTTCAACCTGGAAGATGGAAATGCAAACACCTTAGAGGAGGTCAGGAAAGAATATGCCAGCTTGTACTGCAGAAATGACAG CCTGGTTTTGAACAGTTTTCCTCTGAATGACTCCTTGCCCTGGTGCCCAACTGAGGCAGTTGGGAAGGATGCAGAGGAGGGagaagatgaggaagaggaggaccaagaagaggaagaggaggaggagcagaaagaagaggagaaaaatgcGGAGCCCTCACACTCCCCAGTCACTTTGTCACCAGACCTCATGGAATTTGAACG GTACCTCACCTTCTACAAGCAGACGATGGACCTCCTGACGGGGCACGGGATCATCTCCTCGCAGGAGGTGATGCTGCCCATCGTCTCCGCGGCCATCTCCCACCTGTGGCAGACGCTGTCTGAGGAGCACAAGGCGAGTCTCCTGCAGGCCTGCGCACAGAAGCACCTCCCGGGCCCGGCAGAGGGCAGCGTGAGGGACAGCGGGGTGGACAGCCAGGGGGCCAGCTGCTCGCTCGTCTCCACCCCGGAGGAG ATCCTATTTGAAGATGCATTTGATGTGGCGAGTTTCCTGGACAACAGTGAGGCTCCAAATACATCCAGCCCCAG TTCAATGTTTGCCAGCTGCAACCCAGAAAATCCAGAGGAAAAGTTCCAGCTCTATATGCAgatcattgattttttaaaagacctttgCTGTGTTAACACTCAGTTGAAACAG